From Malaya genurostris strain Urasoe2022 chromosome 2, Malgen_1.1, whole genome shotgun sequence:
CATCGACCGAGAAGTGAAATAAATATGACGCGATTTTGCCAAAAGTTTCCAAGTAAATCTAATTTACCAAACCAGTGCTTTCGTATAGAAATATGTCTTACTTAAAAGCATACAATTTGCTTTATCTTTATGGCTTTAGTAACAACTTTTaggagatttatttgctttagtTCCAGCTTTTGCTTTAGCACTCGTTCCTTTTCTACATTAATCAACTAGTAAGAATTACGCACTCGGAACAACTTTCGGATGGCAGATGGTGCAACAATAAAATTTATCACGACGTCTCTTTCGGTTTCGGTGACGGCGAAAATGGCCGGTGAAGGAGACTGGTCGTTGTGTTAGGAACAATCCGTACAATTCCGCTCGCATTCAACCCATTCATGAGGCTCTGATGGTGCGAACTGTGCTGTAGTAGATCCGAGTTGAGCCGCGTCGGTGAACTGACCCGTATTCTGAGCGGTGACATTGGTGCCATCAGAGGTGTGTTACTGCTGACCCCCAGCCCACTATTGTTGATGGAACTGGTGGTGgcactgctgttgctgttgggaGATTCACTCATCGACGTGGTGGTGGCCGTCGGAGCTGTGACAGAAAGTGACGATGGTAAATGAGGTTGTGGCCGCAGCACGGTCGGCGTGATTGGAAGATGTGTCAGTCCTATGGGAGGTGAATGAGTATTGATCGGGGGCGAGTTGTCACCGAGACGATAAGGCATAAATCTGTTGTTGAACGAGCCTGTGAATAAAAGCAAAAGTAAACTTTAATAGTTGGGAAAAAGTAGTCTTTATAGAAATGGAGTCAGGGTTTTACATTCTATGATTGAACCTAAGCTCGGAAAGGTGACCTACGTACCAGGTAAAAATCCTCCCGCCAGATGGTCTCCGAAGCGAAACGTGTGAAGCGACGCAAAGCTACGAAATTCCTTTTCTCGATCCCGTTCGTCGTTGAGTCGGTCTTCGCTGGAACCGGGCAATGAGTTGGGACTGTGCTGGAGGGACATGCTTGGAATAGGTGAATGAGTGCCAAGAGAGATATCAGAATCGGAGTCCGTATCCGTTGGCGACATAGGCGCTTCACCCCGTCGAGGTGTTAATGAGGTTGCCCCCGAACCAGAAAGAGGCGGTTGGTTATGTCTGCAATGAGAAAACgcaaaaatttcattaaaaaaattattcaaattaggCTTTGAGAAATGCATCCGATCCAATCGAACGGTACGTAAATTTTGCATAGAAAAGTCAAAAGGGATATCACTCGATGACCATAAAAAAAGAACAATTCAACTGAAGTATTCAGTGCATGGTATATCTGCTATCTTGTATATTCAAATAAAGTTCGCTTCTACAAAAATAAGGATAGTTGTCTACAACCTACCACCTGAGAATACTCTACCTTTGCCTACAGTTTGTTATGTTTTCAAGACAATTTTTACTATGTGAACAATTCCAGACATGGTCATTAGACTTCACTCTTCATGACCTATTTTACACGCATTTTATTAATGCACCATAGATCTACCGACTTTTTCCGTACGGCTCTTCGATGAAACATTTTTAGTGACCTAACAAAGTTATTTTCAATATGAATAATTTTTGATTCGCATGAAACTGAAAAACATTATCCGTGTTTATTCAGGAAACCGAGCAAAAAATTCGTAAAGTAAGCTCATACACTTACAACCATTCGATGAACACCGCGAACGAGTACAATCTGAATAATTGCTTTCACAAATAAATTTTATGCTCCTAGCCGCCAACGTAGAAGACGTTGAATATTCTAGGAAAAATATCAgacaaattatgaaaaaaataaacctacTAATCAAATGAGTTTCACAACGTAAACTCATAGTAAAGATTTTCAAAGATGCAGATAAATGTTAAAGAACCCTGGTTTTTATTGAATTGCACAGATTTTGTAAATCAAACGACTATAAATAAATTTGCCATCATTTCAACGAAGCATGTTAAAGCTTGGGGTCGTTGTCTTtcgcaaaaaaatatttgtactaGCACTGTCTACCCTTTTGCATCATAACTGAAACatagattgaaaaaaatctcaataacgatttctggaggacgatattattaatttaattaTAAATGTATTTTCTATTGAGAGGCCAATCCAATTTAGAAACATAGCCATTTTTTATTCAGAACTGCAAGTGTGACAAATGTTTCCGAAATTTTTGTATttcattttccaaatttttatatttcatcGATAGTCCGATGAATGCCTATTTTGGCTAGAGATTACAGatagatattattattattattattatgattatacaTGAATGTTACGAAATAGTGCAATATAAAATTGACGTATATGCAAATGGAAACTGAATGATAGTAAACTTTTAAATTCCATGATGTGCGTTCACAGTAATAACTTGAAGTCTAAAACTATTTTCATGTAATGTGCACTATTAACATTTTACAAAGAGTTGTATCAATAGAATTTCTTAGCAATACAATCTTAATAAAGTGATACCGTACGACGTGGAATGCACCACTTGACAgtcatttttaatttaaaatacaGCTTACATTTGAGGAAGAGATGTATTGGAAAACCGTTGTCtgtatatttaaactttttctacGGCTATGACACCACACAGCTAGGTACAACAGGAGGATTGGGAGATATCTAGTAATGACAACGATGACTACGAGAACAAtgcgacgacaacgacgacgacgacaacaacGACGACGATGGCGATGAGGATCTCACAAGTATACCATACCACATCAAGTATCCATCACCGATGGCGCCGGAAATGAAAATACAGTGTGTCTATATTTACACACTTTTCGGATTATCGTGGAACGACGAAGTGGATAGCATTTCAACCGTTGGTTGTGGGGAAGGTAAAACGAAGTATGGCCAGAGAGTGGTTGCACATGGTCAACGGAAAGACAAGAATGAAAATGAAAGAAGGAAGTGTAAACATATAATCGATGTGGTTTTTGGGATGTTTGAGTCAAGCTCAA
This genomic window contains:
- the LOC131432533 gene encoding homeobox protein SIX3, producing MAVGPPTGGSGNPPQAPVQPHPILAPSPLFALPTLNFTASQVATVCETLEESGDIERLARFLWSLPVAHPNVSELDRSEAVLRARAIVAYHTGHFRELYTILERHKFTKSSHGKLQAMWLEAHYHEAEKLRGRPLGPVDKYRVRKKFPLPRTIWDGEQKTHCFKERTRSLLREWYLQDPYPNPTKKRELAQATGLTPTQVGNWFKNRRQRDRAAAAKNRHNQPPLSGSGATSLTPRRGEAPMSPTDTDSDSDISLGTHSPIPSMSLQHSPNSLPGSSEDRLNDERDREKEFRSFASLHTFRFGDHLAGGFLPGSFNNRFMPYRLGDNSPPINTHSPPIGLTHLPITPTVLRPQPHLPSSLSVTAPTATTTSMSESPNSNSSATTSSINNSGLGVSSNTPLMAPMSPLRIRVSSPTRLNSDLLQHSSHHQSLMNGLNASGIVRIVPNTTTSLLHRPFSPSPKPKETS